From Ictidomys tridecemlineatus isolate mIctTri1 chromosome 2, mIctTri1.hap1, whole genome shotgun sequence, the proteins below share one genomic window:
- the LOC101966510 gene encoding olfactory receptor 7E178, whose protein sequence is LFFFFKRCPSKIKLKNLTSVSEFHLLALSEDPDLQPILFGLLLSMYLVGVLGNLLIILAVSSDSHLHTPMYFFLSNLSLADICFISTTVPKMLMNIQTHSRAISYVGCLTQMSTFIIFGCMDDMLLTVMAYDRFVAICHPLQYSVIMNPRLCGFLVLVSVLFSLLESQLHNLIVLHFAYFKDVEIFNFFCEASQVLNLSCSDTFTKNAIMYFVGAISGFLPLSGIFYSYYKIVSSVLRIPSSSGKYKAFSTCGSHLAVVCLFYGTAVGVYLASTVSQSPRKIAVFSLMYAVVVPMLNPFIYSLRNRDINNALWRVHRRTV, encoded by the coding sequence ctctttttttttttcaaaaggtgcCCAAgcaaaattaaactgaaaaaccTAACATCTGTATCAGAATTCCATCTCCTGGCACTCTCAGAGGACCCAGACCTGCAGCCCATCCTCTTTGGACTGCTACTGTCCATGTACCTGGTTGGGGTGcttgggaacctgctcatcatcctggctgtcagctctgactcccacctccacacccccatgtacttcttcctctccaacctgtccttggcTGACATCTGCTTCATCTCCACTACAGTCCCAAAGATGCTCATGAACATCCAAACTCACAGCAGAGCCATTTCCTATGTGGGCTGCCTGACACAGATGTCCACTTTTATCATTTTTGGATGTATGGATGACATGCTTCTgactgtgatggcctatgaccggtttgtggccatctgtcaccccctgCAATACTCAGTCATCATGAACCCTCGCCTCTGTGGCTTCTTAGTTTTGGTGTCTGTTTTGTTTAGCCTTTTGGAATCCCAGCTCCACAATTTGATTGTCTTACACTTTGCCTACTTTAAAGAtgtggaaatttttaatttcttttgtgagGCTTCTCAAGTACTGAATCTTTCTTGTTCTGATACCTTTACCAAAAATGCAATCATGTATTTTGTGGGTGCCATCTCAGGATTCCTTCCTCTCTCAGGGATCTTTTACTCATACTACAAAATTGTTTCCTCTGTTCTTAGAATCCCATCATCAAGTGGGaagtacaaagccttctccacctgtgggtctcacctggcagttgtttgtttattttatggaaCAGCGGTTGGAGTGTACCTTGCTTCTACTGTATCACAATCGCCCAGAAAGATTGCTGTGTTCTCACTGATGTATGCTGTGGTTGTTCCTATGCTGAATCCTTttatctacagcctgaggaacagggacatTAATAATGCTCTGTGGAGGGTGCACAGAAGGACAGTATAA